In Thermanaerovibrio velox DSM 12556, the genomic stretch CACCTCCCCTATCTTGTGGTAAACGTCCGGGAGGGTGACGAAGGACACCATGGCGGCGAGCTCCTGGGGGCTCAGCTTCCGCCTTGCCCCCTGCCTTGCGGGGGGAAGACAGCCGATGTCCACCAGCGGCACGTGGCCCCCCCTCTTAAGAGCCCTGGCCAGGGCCATGGAGGAACACCGGAAAAGCTCCTCCATGTGGGGAGCCATGGCCCCCTTGGAGTGGAAGAATGGGGACAAGAGCTCCCTGGCCCTCTCCATAAAGGCAGCGTCGGAGGAGGATCCCTCCCTCTTAACGGGAGGAATAGAGCCCTCCTGGGCCACCGACGCCTCCACCACCCCCCAGGCCTTAAGGGTCTTTATGTAGGAGTCCCTTATGACCGCCCCCTTGGGAAGGATGAACCGGCCGTTAGGGGCCAGAAGGTCCTCCTCCAGCACCATTCCATCTTTGAGCTCCGAGACCTTGACCTTAGGCACCTCTACCCTCCCCCAACACCGCTTGGGACGCGGCTAGAAGATCGTTTAATCATGCTTCTTAATTCTACATCCAACCGGAGCCTCTTGTGGTTAAAATTTCTAGAACTTGCCTCGCCTTAGCACCCACCAGGGGGCCATGGAGGAGTCCCGGTGGCCCTGGGCCGCGATCTCCCAGAGTATGGCGAAGGCGGACCACAGGCGGCACATGAAGGTGAAGGCCGGGAAGATGGGGATGAGGGGAAGGAATCGGATGTCGTCCCGGGGCCGCTCGGTGAGGCACAGCATGGCCGCCAGGTAGAAGAACACCGTCACCCCAAGGTAGAAGAGGTATATCCAAAGAAAAACGTAAAGGACCTTGCCGAGGCTCAAGGTTAAAAACGAAAAGCAAGTGTAGACCAGCAGCATCAGTGGCGTGATTATCTGGAAGTAGAAGCCCCCAACCAGGGTCACCAGGAAGTTGCGCCACCCCATGAGGGACGGGGAGAAGGACTTGAGGTGTTTGCGGACGTAGATGTAGAACAGATCCCCGTCCCAGCGGAGGCGCTGTTTTAAAAAGCCCCGGAGGGTGTCGGGCACGTCGGTGTGGCCCATCACCTCCGGGTCGAAGACTATCCGCATACCCGGGTTCCTGCCGAAGTAGTTCTTTATCCTCATGGTGAGGTCCAGGTCCTCGGCGCTTCCGCTGTCCCATCCCAGCACCAGCTCCAGGATCTCCCGGCGGAAGACCCCGAAGGCGCCGGATATGTTGTTCACCGTGTTGAACTGGCTCAAGCCGGTCTTGGCGGTGAGTATGGAAAGGAGGTACTCCAACCCCTGGAGGGCCGCCACCGGGGAGGCCCTCCAGTTTCGGACCCTAAGGCAGCCCGCCAGGGCCGCCACGTTGGGGTCCGCGAAGTGGCGCACCGCCTTCAGCACCATGTCGTTGTCGAAGGAGGTGTCCCCGTCCAGGGCCATGACCACCGCCCCTTCCGCCGCGTTAAGCCCCGCGTTCAGGGACGACACCCGCCCTCCCCGCTGCCACTTGGGGAGCACCCTGAGGGTGCGGCCCGGAAGGGACTTCACCATCTCCTCCATCTCAAGGGCCGCCCGGTAGGTGTCCCGGTTCCGAACCGCCCCGTCTATGACCGGGATTATCTCTATCTCCCCGTCGTAAAGCTGAAAGGCCAGGCTTTTTATGGTCTTCTTCACGTCCTCGCCCTCGGAGTAGCAGGTGATGACGCACGACACCTTGGGCCTGCCGGTGGGCA encodes the following:
- a CDS encoding glycosyltransferase family 2 protein → MWPPLNLQDSRAFVELLRFVPWVVFLELPYYLLVALGLIRYVMHKVHVPHKMPTGRPKVSCVITCYSEGEDVKKTIKSLAFQLYDGEIEIIPVIDGAVRNRDTYRAALEMEEMVKSLPGRTLRVLPKWQRGGRVSSLNAGLNAAEGAVVMALDGDTSFDNDMVLKAVRHFADPNVAALAGCLRVRNWRASPVAALQGLEYLLSILTAKTGLSQFNTVNNISGAFGVFRREILELVLGWDSGSAEDLDLTMRIKNYFGRNPGMRIVFDPEVMGHTDVPDTLRGFLKQRLRWDGDLFYIYVRKHLKSFSPSLMGWRNFLVTLVGGFYFQIITPLMLLVYTCFSFLTLSLGKVLYVFLWIYLFYLGVTVFFYLAAMLCLTERPRDDIRFLPLIPIFPAFTFMCRLWSAFAILWEIAAQGHRDSSMAPWWVLRRGKF